The Desulfitibacter sp. BRH_c19 genomic interval AGCCGCAAACCTTACGCCGTGAGCGCCTACGATCTTTTTTCATGGTTTGCCTCCTTTATATTAGAATGGAAACTCACTATCATCTGGTATTCCAAGTTCTTCTCCGAAATTTGTGTCATTGGATGCTCCTACTTTATCCTTTGGCCAATCCAAGAATCGTACATTCTCTGCTACAACATCTGTAGCCTGCCTTTTGCTTCCATCTTGTGCCTCGTAGCTATTTATCTGTATACGTCCGTCAACAGCTACTAACCTGCCTTTACCAAGGTTTTTTGCACAAACTTCAGCTAGCTTACGCCAAACTACTATTCTGATGAAATCCGTTTCTCTTTCTCCTTGCTTATTAGCAAAAGGTCTGTCAACGGCAAGAGAAAAATTAGCGACAGGTATACCTGAGCCTGTATATCTTAATTCTGGATCACGAGTTAATCTCCCAATGAGAATTACTTTATTAAGCAACCAAGACACCCCCCAAATGAATTACCCTTTATCCTCTTCCACAACTTTTGTGTCTTCCACAACTTTTGTATCTTCTACAACTTTTATATCTTCTACAACTTTTGTGTCTTCTAATCGGACAATTAGATAACGAATAACATTCTCAGTTATCTTAAATACTCTTTCTAATTCCTGAGCCGCTGCAGGCTCACTCTGGAATAGAAGTAGTACGTAGTATCCATCTTTTATTTTCTTTACCTCGTAGGCCAATCTTCTTTTGCCCCACAAGTCCACTTTTTCTACAACCCCGCCCTGATCAACAATTATGTTTTTAAATCTTTCTATATTCTGAGTAGTCTCTTCTTCTGACAGTTCAGGATGTAAAATATACATACATTCATAATTACGCACTATTAACACCTCCTCCCTATGGTCTATGGCCCCATTTCTAAAATGGAGCAGGGAATACCATAAAAATTATAGCACAAGGCACCTTCTAACACAAGCTTGTTGAATAATAACTTCTAATTTTCTAATTACTTGTATAATATCCGTTCACTTATTTACTTATGAAGGAAGTTTGTCTTTAAGGTAGTTTTGTAAAGAAACCATCTTATATTCTTCCAACTCTGGTTGTTCAAAATTCTTTATACGCTGCTGAGCCTCTTCCCATGCAATTTCTATGGCATTTTTTTTCTTATCCTGCCAAGTACTCCAATTGCTTCTATCAGATACCATTGGAGTATAAAACTCAGTACGATACCTAGCCAAAGTGTCAGAGTGCTCTAGATAATGACCTCCAGTCACAACATCTTTGGCAAGAGAAATAGCATCATTTCTATCAACCATATTGATACCTTGAAGTATTCTTTTTATCCTACCGCTAATCTCCTCATCCCAAATCCATTTTTCTAAGCTTATTGTTAGGAAAGACTCCATGACACCTACACCATGTAGCACAATATCCACGCCATTTCCAAAAGTAAATAATAAATTAGTAGTCGCTTCTATCCCTGTTTGAATATCAACCTCTTTACTATCGGTAAGCCCTCCACCACCTCTATATGGAATACCATAATAATTGGCTAATTGTTTAAAAGCAGTAGTAAGCAAACCATATTCCGGAGCGCCTATACAGAGGTTCATTGTTTTCATGTCTGTAATAGTTGAGGTGTTTCCATATACTACAGGACTTCCTGGGTTAACCAGTTGAGTCACTAAAATACCTGTCATAATCTCTGCATTATTTTGGAGTATAGTTGCCCATAGACTAGTTGGAGATGTAAACCCAGCCATTGAACAGCAGGTCACCACTACAGGTTGATTATTTTTTGAGTAAACCCAAATAGCTTCAAGCATTCTCTCATCCCATGCCATTGGAGATAAAGCATTTACAACACCAAAGATAAAGCTGTCTTTTTCAGATGCCGGTTCAACTACTAGTTTTGCCATTTCAATACAATGTGTGGAAACTTTTGTACCCATAGACATTCCCATAAGGGGTTTATCACAATGCTGTAGCAACTCTTTCATGAAGACCAAGTGCTTGTATTCCTCCTTTATATCTGATGGATCTAATATACCAGCACATACAGCTTGTATCTGTTCACTAGTCTGAGCTAATTTATAGAAATCTACCACATTAGTTAACTTTCCTTTTCTTCTTCCTAATTTATGGTCATGAACAAATACTGGCCCTCCAGTAGGAGCCATAACTATTTCGCCTTTTCCAATAGTAATGCTGTTAACTCTTTTGCGAGCTGTAATTTCAAAGAAGCTTGGAGCTAATTTAATCATTTCTTCAATGAGATTTTTAGGAATCTTAACTATGTCCCCATTCCCAGTCACAGCACCATTTTCAACCAACAATTCTTTTGTTGCTTGATGGTGAATAGCAATACCACGATCATTCAACAAATCCATGGTTTGAAAATGTAGTTCTTCAATTTGATCTTTTGAAAAAACTTTCATATCCCAAAACATTAAAGATAAACCCTCCTTTCAATGTCCCCAACTTATGCAACTTATGAAACCTCCGTTTAGGAGGTTTAGTAGTTTCATTCATTAATTGTGCTTTTGCTAGAAACTATGTCTTTCACAGATTTCTCAAATTTGGGCCTTGAAATCATAAGACTTCTTGTACACCCAAGACATTTAATTCTAAAGTCAGCTCCTGTTCTAAGCACTTCCCACTTATCACTTCCACATGGATGAACTTTTTTCATCCTTACAACATCCCCTACTTGAAATGGATAAATCTTGTATTTACTCATAGAATTATTTCTCCCTTCCTTGATAAATAACCCTACGTGGATACGCAACAGCTGACTGTTCCACAGTATCAATGATTACTGGATTATTCATTACTACATCCATAGCTTCCTTTGTTCCTAAATTTTTTAAGCTTTTATACATTTGTTGTTTAATCTGATCAGATGACCCAGAAATTGCCTTTTCAAAAACGTTTTTAAAACTAATATCTTTTTTTCCTGCCAAATATTTTAAAGCTGCCACTCTAGTTTCAATGTTTGGCGAATCTAAGCATTTCAACATTTCCCCATTTATTTTATAATTTATTATGTCATTTGTTATATCGTTGGCTTTTTCAAATTCCAGAAGTCCAAGAATTTCTATAATAACTACATTGCTCAATTTTGGGTTGTTTATATTATTGATTAATTCTAAAGCAGCAATGGATCCATATCCAACAAGGATCTGCGCTAGTCTAGCAGGTAAACAAGAGCTATCTTCTTTCAGCTCTTTTACAGTCAATTCAACTACTTTTTTGTTTTTATATAAAATTAAGGTATGTGCAGCCTCAAACCGAATAGACTCTCTGTTATCAGCTAGCCTTTTAAAAATAAAATCTAAAGCTTTAAATGGTTTTAAAAGTCCTAATAAATCTAATGAAAAAAGAATTTCTTTTTCGCTTCCTTTATTTAACTTGTTATAGATCATCTTCATATAACCTATATCTTCTAACACAACAAGTAATTGTTTCTGTAGGTAGGACTCTAAATTTGGATATACTTCCTTTAAAACATAAGTTACCTCTTCTTCAGAAAGCTCTTGTAAGGAATTAATAACCCATGGGGAAATTTGTTGCTCCATTGATAAGAAATTTCTAATAAGCTTATCTACCTTTGCATTTTTGATTTTATTTTTTAGACTACCTAAAAAATTTCTCATTAACTCACCTGTTTATACACTAATTAATTTGTTATTATACATTTTTTCTACAATGGTATACATATTAGAAATACTTCCTACACAAAGCTTATCTTTTACCTGGTAATAATCTAGACAAGTTCCACAGGAAAGTATTTCTACTCCCTGTTTCTCTAATTGTATTATTTCCTCTAATACGTGGGAGCCTTCACAGGTCAGAATGATTGCGCTATTAATAAATATTATTGTTTTAGGTAGTGGATATGTCTCAGTTAACGTAAAGAAGAAGCTTTTTGCAAGTACTCTTCCTAACTCATCATTGCCTTTACCTATATACTGAGACGAAACTAATACCGCGATGTCTCTGCCAGAATCTATTTCTTCAAGCATAACATTTTCTTTTTTTATCCTGATATAATAATTATCTTCTTTCTTTTCAACCTCAACCGGATAATCAAAACTATTGGCAAGTCTTATTACATTATCTTTAGCTATATCATTATCTACAATAGTTGTTAAAACACCAGACTTTATTTCTTCTAAAGCCTTTTTAGTGCATATTACTGGCTTAGGGCAACCCATACCCCTCGCATCTACCAAATTATCCATTATTTTCCCTCCACAGTTATGTATTTTCCGGTGAATTCTAGTGCCTGGCCTATTATATAGCCTTCTACCCCTGCTGCTTGCAATCCACTAATTAAGTCCCTTGATCTATGAGAATCTACAGCAATCAAAAGGCCCCCAGCTGTTTGGGGATCAGCTAGAATATCCCTGTATACCTCATTCACATTTTTACTCCATTTTACTTTGGACTCTATATATTTTAAATTCTCTCGTGCCCCAGCTGGAACAATACCCATTTTTGCTAAATCAATTACTCCATCAATTATGGGTACTAATGATAATTCAACTTCAATGGTAACATTACTAGCCTCTGCCATTTCAATCATATGGCCAAGTAAACCAAACCCTGTTACGTCAGTACAAGCAGTAGCTCCCACTTCTATCATTACTTGACAGGCCTTATCATTTAAGGCAGTCATTACTTGGATAGCCTTTTTAATGGATTTTTCATCAGCAACATTTCCTTTGATTCCAGTACTTATGATACCTGTACCTATGGGTTTTGTTAAAACAATGGTCTGGCCAGGTTTTACACCTGCATTGGAAATAATCTTATTAGGGTCTATAAGAGCGGTTACAGAAAGTCCATATTTAGGTTCATTATCCTCAACGGTATGACCTCCAACAAGAACTGCTCCAGCTTCTTGTATTTTAGAACACCCTCCTTCGAGAATATCACCTAATACTTGAATATCCAAAAAGTTGGGAAAGCAAACTATATTCATAACTGTCAATGGTTTAGCACCCATTGCATAAACGTCATTGAGGGAATTGACAGCAGCAATTTGCCCAAATAGGTAAGGATCATCTACCATGGGAGTAAAAAAATCAAGTGTTTGGACTAGGGCAGTAGTTTCATTAATTTTATAGACACCAGCATCATCCAGTTTTTCCCCGCTGACCAGCAGGTTTGGGTCCTCAATTTTCGGTAATCTCCCAAGAATTTGAGAGAGTACTTGAGGACCGACTTTAGCTGCTCATCCAGCTGCCCTAACCATTTCTGTTAAACGTATTTTGTTAGCCTTCATGCCCTAACACCTCCCTTTATCTAGTATTTAATTATATATTACACGTTTTTTAATAGTTTTGCCAGCGGATACCATTTCTAGGCCTATTAAAACAACTAAATAATTTTGTTCATTCATGTACTTTATCAATAACTAAAGTTTTGTTAAACTAAAAGATATACGAGATTGAATCTATATCTTAGTACTGGAGGTCTTTTATGGATTATACAAAACTATCTAAGGAAGAACTTGAACAAAAACTTAAGGAGCAAAAAGAACTTCTTGAAGAAGTTGAAGCGGAAAGATATTATGTTTTGGGCAAAACCACCAGTCAACACGTTCCAGGATACCTTAATAAGGAGTATGCAAAAGAAACCGAGGAAATAAAGAAAAAAATCGAAGAAATAACAAAGGCATTATTATTGTAAGAATTAGAGCAAATGTAGCGCCGATCTAGAAAAAACTTGGCTATTGCCAAGTTTTTCTATGCATTATATACTTATTAACCCAAAGATATAGTTGCCTATTAGAACAAATAAATCCAATAAATAAGAAAACGCATAGGAGGATTCAATGATACCTGCTATACTACCATTTTGTGAAGCTGAAAGGATGACCATGGGTGAAAGTAATCCAAAAATTATCGCTAAGACTATTATATTAATTGTAAATCCCAAAGCCGCACCCGACAATTTATTTACTGGTCCAAGGGGAGTAAAAGCAAATAATCCAGATAAAAAATTAACTGCTAATTTAACTATAATTCCTGTAACTGCAAATAAAATAAGAAAGCTGAAGCCTTTAAGAAACATTCCTGCCAAACCATATGCTATTATTTCAGATAAGCTTACATCAAAATAATTACCGGTAACTATTAATTGCTCTATATTTTTAATTAAACTTGTTTTCAAAAAATCTGGCAGAGCCATTTCCTGGACCCCAGCATTTACTATAGCTTGACTAATATTTTCTGCTTCAAAGGAAAAATTGGGTAGCGGGAGAACCTTAATTATAATTTCTCCAAAACTAGCAACCACATCAAACTGCTTGTCCAAGTAACCTGCCAATGCTTGATTATATTTTACAGCTACTAGTATGCTAGCTATCCACCCAAACACACCACCTAGACTTCTTATAAGCCCATTTTTAAATCCCTTATAGGAACCCCAAACCACAATGAAAATTATAATAATATCAAAAACATTCACTTTCTCCCCTCCTAGTATTAGGGTAACTGTAACAAAATATTGGATATATCTCTCAATAGATAATGCACAATCCTTAAATATTCCAGCAGTTTTTTCTATTATACTATGTTATCGGAACATTTGGTAGAAATGCATCAATATTGCAGCTATTCCTCCTGCCATAAGGGGTCCAACAGGAATACCTCCAAAAAAAACAATACCAATAATACCACCAATTACCAGCCCAATCATTAGTCCGGGGGCATGTTGTAGCATATCCAATCCCTTGCCATTCATATATGTTGCAACAGCCCCACTCACAATAGCTATTAGACCAGGTATAGAGATAAAACACTTAAATATTTCTTTTACGGGAACTCTCCCAGCGGCAAATGGAACAAGGACTGATAACATTAAAAAAAGCAAGCCCATCTCCAATCCACGTCTTTCTATGATTGGAAACAACCTTTGCAAATTTGTAAAATGTATGAGCAACATAATAGCAGCGGCAGCGGCTACTACATTTGATCTTCCAACTATTCCAAGTATTAGAAT includes:
- a CDS encoding selenide, water dikinase, with protein sequence MLGRLPKIEDPNLLVSGEKLDDAGVYKINETTALVQTLDFFTPMVDDPYLFGQIAAVNSLNDVYAMGAKPLTVMNIVCFPNFLDIQVLGDILEGGCSKIQEAGAVLVGGHTVEDNEPKYGLSVTALIDPNKIISNAGVKPGQTIVLTKPIGTGIISTGIKGNVADEKSIKKAIQVMTALNDKACQVMIEVGATACTDVTGFGLLGHMIEMAEASNVTIEVELSLVPIIDGVIDLAKMGIVPAGARENLKYIESKVKWSKNVNEVYRDILADPQTAGGLLIAVDSHRSRDLISGLQAAGVEGYIIGQALEFTGKYITVEGK
- a CDS encoding single-stranded DNA-binding protein, translating into MLNKVILIGRLTRDPELRYTGSGIPVANFSLAVDRPFANKQGERETDFIRIVVWRKLAEVCAKNLGKGRLVAVDGRIQINSYEAQDGSKRQATDVVAENVRFLDWPKDKVGASNDTNFGEELGIPDDSEFPF
- a CDS encoding SirA family protein, which produces MDNLVDARGMGCPKPVICTKKALEEIKSGVLTTIVDNDIAKDNVIRLANSFDYPVEVEKKEDNYYIRIKKENVMLEEIDSGRDIAVLVSSQYIGKGNDELGRVLAKSFFFTLTETYPLPKTIIFINSAIILTCEGSHVLEEIIQLEKQGVEILSCGTCLDYYQVKDKLCVGSISNMYTIVEKMYNNKLISV